In one Rattus rattus isolate New Zealand chromosome 16, Rrattus_CSIRO_v1, whole genome shotgun sequence genomic region, the following are encoded:
- the Bri3 gene encoding brain protein I3 isoform X1, whose protein sequence is MDHKPLLQERPPAYNLEAGQGDYACGPHGYGAIPTAPPPPPYPYLVTGIPTSHPRVYNIHSRAVTRYPANSIVVVGGCPVCRVGVLEYCFTCLGIFLAIVLFPFGFLCCFALRKRRCPNCGAVFT, encoded by the exons ATGGACCACAAGCCCCTGTTGCAGGAGCGCCCGCCCGCCTACAACCTGGAGGCCGGCCAGGGCGACTACGCGTGCGGCCCGCACGGCTACGGGGCCATCCCCACCGCGCCCCCGCCGCCGCCCTACCCCTACCTCGTCACAG GGATCCCCACCAGCCACCCCCGGGTCTATAACATCCACAGTCGAGCGGTCACCCGGTATCCTGCCAACTCCATCGTCGTGGTCGGAGGCTGCCCGGTCTGCAG ggtTGGTGTCCTGGAATACTGCTTCACCTGCCTGGGCATCTTCTTGGCCATCGTCCTGTTTCCTTTCGGGTTCCTCTGCTGCTTCGCGCTGAGGAAGCGAAGGTGCCCCAACTGTGGAGCGGTCTTCACCTAA
- the Bri3 gene encoding brain protein I3 isoform X2: MSATACLQLDHKGALPGPTSDSLWPLLGILRGLAMSSTVQEAGIPTSHPRVYNIHSRAVTRYPANSIVVVGGCPVCRVGVLEYCFTCLGIFLAIVLFPFGFLCCFALRKRRCPNCGAVFT, translated from the exons ATGTCGGCTACTGCCTGTCTGCAGCTGGACCATAAAGGGGCTCTTCCTGGCCCAACCTCGGACTCTCTCTGGCCACTCCTGGGCATCTTACGGGGACTAGCCATGTCCTCCACAGTACAGGAAGCAG GGATCCCCACCAGCCACCCCCGGGTCTATAACATCCACAGTCGAGCGGTCACCCGGTATCCTGCCAACTCCATCGTCGTGGTCGGAGGCTGCCCGGTCTGCAG ggtTGGTGTCCTGGAATACTGCTTCACCTGCCTGGGCATCTTCTTGGCCATCGTCCTGTTTCCTTTCGGGTTCCTCTGCTGCTTCGCGCTGAGGAAGCGAAGGTGCCCCAACTGTGGAGCGGTCTTCACCTAA